The following nucleotide sequence is from Cyclobacteriaceae bacterium.
ACCCGGTAACAATAAATGATTGCACTGTAAACCTTGAAACATCGCTGGTGGAATTCTGTCCATTGGAAGCATAGATTTCCTCTCCAAAAGCTTTGACCTCAATGTTTCCAGACGCAAGAGGCATGGGAGGGACATTGAATTTATATTCAGTTGATGATATGGAGGTGAGAATAGTGGCAGCTGATTTTGATATTGCTATGAAAGAATTGGGGCCGGTTGCTTCCAGCACACTGTAATTAATTCTTACGTTAAAATTTTCTGGTAAAGTCTGAAAGTTTGTTCCTGTAACCGTAACGGTAGTGCCAGTTGGACCCGACCAGGGACTCACATCCGTAATATTTCCATTGACGTAGATAGTAAAAGGTTGGGAGATCCCGGTTAATCCATTAGCCGTTATTGTAACCTTGCCTGTTGTTGCACCAGCAGGAACAATAACAGAAAGATCTGAGCTGGTGGCGCTGGTGACTTCGCCTTCAACGCCATTAAACTTTACAACATTTCCAGCAATGCTTGTAGCAAAATAATAACCCACGATATGGATCTCTTCTCCAACAGAACCATGATCCGGCATATCAACAATGGTTGGGGTTGGCTTATTCTCATCGAGATCGCACGCTACCACGCAAAAGATAATGATCAGAGGAACAATGATCAACTGGAAAGGCTTCCTTGATAGAATTCTCCTTAAAGTATACATGGTATATTAAGATTTACAGGACGCAATTTACTAAAATAGGTTAATTTCAAGGCTACGTATTACTAACGGTACGCGATATGACGATCAACGGCAATCTCATCTTAAGAATAGCAATAGCGATTATTCTTTTAACACATAGTATTCCCGGAATGCTGGATGGTGGTGTAAATGCCTTTGGCGATCTATACTTGAATCAGGTTGGGTTCGCGCCGCTGGGGGTGCCGATTGCCTGGGCGATAAAGCTATCACATGTTGCGTGCGCCATTCTCCTGATCATGAACCGATATGTAAAGTGGGCATGCATCATAACCATTCCAATTCTTGTGATGGGCATAATCATGGTTCACTTTAAAGAAGGCTGGTATGTAGTGGGTGGCGGAAGGAATGGTGTAGAGTATAATTTCCTTTTGATCTGTGTATTGATTGCATTGATTTTAAACCAAAGAAAAACCAAATAATAAATGAAGTATCTCCTTTCTGTTTTCTCCATGATCATGTTGCTGGCCATCAGCAGTGCTGCACAAACTTCTAAACTTCAGGGAAACTGGGACGGCAGATTGTATGTTCAGGCAAATACTTCTATCAAGCTGGTCTTTCACATCAGGGACAGTATTGGTCTTAGCGCTACAGTGGATAGTCCGGATCAGGGTGCCTTTGGTATTAAATGCGACGAAGTATCTTCAAAGGGAGATAGCGTATTCATAATTCTTAACAGACTGCGTGCAAAGTTTTCCGGATCGTATTCAGTTGAAAAAGACACTGCCATGCTGAAAGGAAACTGGCAACAGGGTCCGGCCAAACTTCCATTAAATCTTCGCCGGTCTAATCTTGCTCAAACGAAATTGGATCGTCCTCAGCAACCCAAAGAACCTTTTGCCTACAATGTGGAAGATGTCCAGTATTCAAGTAAAGATGGAAAAGTAACGTTAGGTGCGACCCTCACAACACCCAAAGGCGATAAGAAGTATCCTGCAGTTATTCTCATCACCGGTAGCGGTCAGCAGGATCGGGATGAAACACTTCTCGGCCACAAGCCTTTCTGGGTGATCGCCGATTATCTGACAAGCAAAGGCTACGCAGTATTGCGTGTAGATGACAGGGGAGTAGGAAAATCCAAAGGCGACCTGACCAAAGCAACTTCCCTTGATTTTGCAGAAGACGTCATAACATCTCTGGAGTTTTTGAAAAAACACAAGTCTATTGATGTGAATGCCATTGGACTGATAGGACACAGTGAAGGTGGTCTGATCGCTTCTCTTGTTTCTTCCAGACGAAAGGACATCGCATTCATGATCCTGTTGTCGTCTCCTGGTGTTACAGGCAGTAAGATCGTTGAAGAACAAGGTATGGCAGTTATTAAGAGCAATGGTGTCAGTGCATCGGTTGCCGAAGAACTCCGGCCTTTAACGAAAGAAAGCTATAGAATAATTATCAGTGCCGCTACAAAGGAAAAAGCTCATGAGGAATTCCTGTCAGTTGTGAAGGCATGGTATCCCAAGGCTTCAACCCAGGCACGCCAGGTGATCGGTGCTACTACTGAACAGGAGGCAGCCACTTATGCAAAGCGCTCTGTCGATCAGTTGTACAATCCATGGTTTCGTTTCTTCCTTGAACATGATCCTGCAGCGGAGTTGAAGAAATCGTCCTGTCCTGTTCTTGCATTGTTTGGTGAAAAAGACATTCAGGTGTTGCCTTCTCAAAACAAGGAACCGATGACCCAAAGTCTGAAGGCAAGCAGGAAGAAATCCGGCTATGAAGTAGTAGAGATGCCGGGATTGAATCATTTATTTCAGCATTGTAAAAAATGTTCTGTAGATGAGTATGCTGTGCTAAGTGAAACTTTTGCTCCCGAAGTATTGGAGAAGATGGCGCAGTGGCTTAATACCAATGTGAAAAAATAGTACTTCATGCTGAAGATCGCCTGGACCGAATCATACGTCCTCTCATTGCCGCCTCATCATCGTTTTCCGATGAGCAAGTATGAGATTCTGCCTCAGCAATTACTTCATGAAGGAACTATCAAAGAAGAGAATATTTTTCGTCCAACCGCGATTGATGATAAATGGATCCTCCTTACCCATGAGGAAAACTATTATCATGCATTAAAAAACCTTCTGCTCACTCCTAAAGAAGTAAGAAGAACAGGATTCCCTCTATCGCAAGAGCTTGTCGATCGCGAGGTGATCATTGCGCAGGGTACATTGCTTTGTACACATCACGCTTTACAGAACGGGGTGGCTATGAATATCGCCGGCGGAACGCATCACGCCTTTACCGGCAGGGGAGAAGGATTTTGCTTGTTGAATGATATTGCCATCGCTTCCAATTATCTGCTGCATGAAAATCTTGCGAAGAAAATTCTGGTGGTTGATCTCGATGTGCACCAGGGAAATGGGACCGCTCAGATATTCAGAAATGATCCAAGGGTATTTACATTCTCCATGCACGGTGCCAACAACTATCCTTTGTTCAAGGAGAACTCCGACCTCGACATAGGCTTGCCAGATCAAACACAGGATGCATTTTATCTGAAGACCCTTGAAACGAATCTCAACAATATTCTTGAGTCGATCGAACCGGATTTCATGTTCTTTCAATCGGGAGTGGACATCCTGGAAACTGATGCGCTGGGCAAGCTGGGTATCACCCGACAGGGATGCCGGCAACGTGACAGAATAGTACTGGAGATTGCGAAAAGAAACCGCATACCCGTCGTGGCTACCATGGGTGGCGGCTATTCAAGGGATTTCAAGGATATAATTGAGGCTCACGCCAACACCTACCGTCTGGCACAGGAGATTTTCTTTTAGACGCAATCGCGCTATATTTCCTTTTTAAAATTCGCATGAAGAAAATAGATAGCAGTGCTGCTGAACGAAAAAATCTTTGGTTTGTCATTACTGCTTCTTCAGTAGGTACCCTCATCGAGTGGTACGACTTCTACATCTTTGGAACACTCTCCATAATTCTTTCAGAGCAGTTCTTCCCAAAGGATAATCCAACCGCTGCATTCCTTTCAACGCTCGCCATGTTTGCCGTGGGTTTTGTCGTGCGACCGTTTGGCGCCATTGTCTTTGGACGCCTGGGTGATCTGGTAGGAAGAAAGTATACGTTTCTGGTAACACTCGTGCTGATGGGTGTTTCTACTTTTGGTATCGGTCTCATTCCAGGATATCAGACGATCGGAATTGCTGCACCAATTCTTATACTCGTGCTTCGCATTGTACAGGGTCTAGCTTTAGGTGGAGAGTATGGTGGTGCCGCGACCTATGTTGCTGAGCATTCGCCGAAAGGCAGACGTGGATACTTCACAAGCTTCATTCAGACTACCGCAACTCTTGGGTTATTCCTTTCACTTGGAGTTATCCTGATCGTGCGTGAGTCAGTGGGTGTGGAAGCTTTTACTGAATGGGGATGGAGAATACCATTTTTGCTTTCAGCGATCCTCGTTGGTATATCCATTTTCATAAGAATGAAGATGGCAGAGTCTCCCTTGTTTGCCAAAATAAAATCAGAAGGAAAGATATCTGCCAATCCTTTAAAAGAAAGCTTTGGAAAGAAAGAGAACCTGAAGCTGGTGATGCTTGCATTGTTTGGCGCCACCGCCGGACAGGGAGTCGTTTGGTATACGGGGCAATTCTATGCGCTTACTTTTATCCAGCGAACCTGCGGCATTGAGTTTGTACAATCTTACACGATCATCGCTATTGCGTTGGTAGTGGCCACGCCGATGTTCATTGTGTTTGGAAAACTTTCAGACACGTACGGCAGAAAGTACATCATGATGGCCGGCTTACTGCTTGCCGTTATTTGCTTCCGACCAATTTACAGCCGGATGTTCAGTCTCAGTGATCTTTCATTGAAGACGGAAGTCCCCATGGCAAAGAACATTACGCGGAACTCAAACCCCGCACCCAATTCGGATGTGACAATAACATCCGTGAACTTTTATTCCGATCGTACCCAACGCATTGAAACGAGAAAGGAAAGCAGTGACGGGAAAGTGATCTCAACCAAAACAGAAACGAAGTTGTCACAGCGCGACTTTTGGTTTATGGTGATGTTTGTATTCACGCAGGTTCTGTTTGTTACGATGGCCTATGGACCAATCGCCGCATTCCTGGTAGAGTTATTTCCAACACGCATACGCTATACTTCCATGTCTCTTCCATACCACATTGGCAACGGTGTATTTGGCGGACTCACACCACTGGTGGCGACATCTTTATTTGAGCTCAGTAAAACTTCTTCGAATCCTTCCGGCGATCCATTAGCAGGGTTATGGTATCCTATCGGAGTAGCCGCGGTCTGCTTCGTCATCGGAATGATCTTCCTCAGCAACAAGGCGCCGCAAACAGAGTGATTGCACCATGGGAAAGAAGAAATCACAATGGGTAACGATTGGCAAGCGCAAGGTTGAATTATCCAATCTTGACAAAGTCCTTTTTCCTGAAGATGGAATCCTCAAGGCAGAGATCATTGAGTACTACCTGAATATTGCACCCACGCTGTTGAATCATGTAAAGGGTCGTGCATTGACGTTGATCCGTTTTCCGGATGGAATCCATGGTGAGATGTTCTATCAGAAGAATCGTCCCGAATGGGCACCGGACTGGATAGAATTTGCTACACTGGGCAAAGAAGTGAAAGACTATATCATTGCCACCGAGCCAGCAACACTGGTCTGGCTTTCCAATCTTGCCTCTCTCGAATTGCATCAGCTTCACAGTCGCAAGCCGAAGTTTGACTTTCCCGATTACATGGTATTCGACCTGGATCCTCCGGAAGGTTATGATTTCAAAAAGATCATACCCATTGCACTTGCGTTAAAAGAATACATTGAAAGCTTTGGATATACTGCTTTCGTAAAGACTACCGGGGGAAAGGGAATTCACATCTGTTGTCCTCTGGAAGCCAAATGGGATTTCCACACAGTATTTGAAGCGGCTCAGTTGATTGCCCAACCTTTTGTGGACCGATATCCCAATGAGACTACGCTCCATATTAAAAAGGAAGCACGCAAGGGAAGAGTGCTGATTGATATCTATCGCATTCGTTCCGGACAGAGTATTGTATCTCCTTACAGCTTGCGCGGAAGAGTAGGTGCACCTGTCTCCATGCCATTAACATGGGATGAATTGGTGGAGCTGAAGAATCCTGTTGAGCACAACATCAGAAATGCTCTTGCTAAAGTTTTAAAAGACGGTGATGCATGGGAAGGGATCGGCGCTTATTCCGTTGAACTTCATACTCACCGTAAGAAAGTAGTTCCGAAACAGCTTCCTCCCAATAAAAAGCATAAGACTCCTGAACAATTGGAGTCGTATGAGAAGAAGCGTGACTTTAAGAAGACTTCTGAACCCGGCGCAGCCATCGATGAAGGAAGCGGAAGCAACTTCGTAGTGCATCGTCATCATGCGTCGCATCTGCACTATGACCTGAGATTGGAAAAAGACGGAGTGCTGAAATCATGGGCAGTGCCAAGAGGCTTGCCGCCGCATCCCGGTGTCAAGAGACTGGCGGTGCAGACAGAAGATCACCCCATGAAGTATCTCACCTTTAGCGGAACCATTCCCAAAGGAGAGTATGGCGGTGGTGAGATGTGGATCTATGCACAGGGAAAATACCAGATCACAAAAGATAAAAAAGACGGTTTCTATTTTCGTTTGAATAGCAAGGAAGTAAATGGTGAATACCGCATTTATAACATTAAGAACAAGGAATTTTTGCTGGAGCGTGTGGATACCCCTCAGATCAATTATCTGAGTGATACCATTGAGCCCATGCTTTCCGATATTTCAGAGACCGTGCCCGTCAGCAAGGATTATATCTATGAGATAAAATGGGATGGCATCCGTGCGCTGATCTCTGTCGATGAAGGGCAGATAAGGATACGAAGCCGCAATCACAACGACATTACAAATCAGTTTCCTGAATTGCTGATACCCGACAAGGCATTCCGTGTCAATGGTGCTTTGTTTGATGTGGAGATTGTTTGCCTGGATAAAAGTGGAAAGCCTGAATTCAAAAAAGTGATCAACCGACTGATGAGCGCCGGCGAAACCAATATTCAGAAGCTGAGTAAAAGCAATCCTGTCAACTGCTACATCTTTGATTGTCTTTATATGGATGGCCGCTCGCTGGTGAACGAACCCCTGATGAAAAGAAAAGAATTCCTCAAGGATGCTGTAAAGACCGACACGCCATATCGCGTGAGTGAGTTTATAGAAGATGGTGAATCACTGTTTGCTGCCGCACGCGAACATGCTCTTGAGGGCATCATGGCCAAGCGGAAAGACGGCAAGTATCTTCCCGGACGAAGAAGTGATCTGTGGCTTAAAGTGAAAGTAAGGCAGACGGCAGATTGCTTCATCATAGGATATACTGAAGGCAAAGGAAACCGCAATGCAACGTTTGGCGCACTGCAGATTGCAGAGAATGTAAACGGCGAACTTTATTATCGCGGAAAGGTGGGAACCGGATTTGATGATGAGATGATCCGGGAAATTTTAAAAGAGATCAAAAAACAAAAGGAAACAAAAAAACCTTCCCTCAAGGGAGGAAAGGTTGTTGATGAAAAGATCACTGTGTGGATTGAACCGGTGATCGTTGCCGAGATCAGCTACTCCCAGCTCACCAAAGATCAGATGTTCCGTGAGCCGGTGTTCGTGCGACTGCGACCTGATCTTTAAACTCTGGCTACTACTGAGTTACCGTTCCGCTCGTTCCAAAGAACTTCCCTCCATTGATATAAGGAGAATCTGCCGTAATGTGGTAATGATAGATTCCATCCGGATAGTCTTCTGTCACAGAGGTATGTCCGTGATAGGTATCAAGGTCAGCACTGGTAAGTGTCTTTCCGCTTTCCAGTGGACCATATACAGGGAAGCCATCCAGTAAGAATCCTATCAGGCCGGCTTTGCTCGTAGTGCTTGTGATATAAAGCGGCTCAACATGATAGTGATACTGTCCTGTCTGTTGTGGATGACCATTGTACTGATCAAATGAATTGATCTCATTGGTGAGTGGTTGATTCGGCCCGGCGAACTGATTGAAAAGTGGAACACCATTGATGGAGATTCCCATCGGCCCCAGTGATGTAGCGGCTTTTGTAGATGCCTCCTTGGGATTGAGTGGTATTTTAAAAACATAATTCTGCTCTTTTATGGTATTCGGGTTGATGGCGAAATTTGCGTTCGTTCCGTTGTAGGCTTCATATCGGCTGTCTGCCACACCGAAGTAAGGACTCTTGTGATTGGGAATGGCAGTGGTCTTGAAAACAATAAAATCACCTTCGACATAGATTGTTACAGAGGATGCATATTTCTTCGTAAACACTTCAGGTAGGGTTGTGTTGGTAGCAGGGGATACCTCATCCTTCTTACAGGAAACAGAGAGCGATACAAGTACAATGATGAAAAGCGATGTTAGTTTCATAGGGAGTTTATTGATAGATACCTTTTTCGTTTATTAATGAATAGCAAAGTCGGGCGTTGGTGAGTCCGTACTTTCTTCCGTTGCGGACCATAAAGTTGATATAGGTCTTTCCGTTGTCGCGCCAGCCGATGGCACTTACTTCTTTCCCATCAGCATAGGTGAACAGGTGAAGAGGCTTTCCGTTTTCATACCACTCCTTAAAAGTGCCGTGATACTGACCTTCTGCAAACTGATATTCGAAACGCTGATTGCCGTTGGGCCACCATCCCTGATGAATTCCTTCTTTCTCACCCTGACTATACAATCGTGATGATTCTTTCACTCCGCTGAGATACCAGGTGAGTGTTTCACCATGAAGCAATCCTTCTTCATAACGTGACTGGCTTCTGATCTCTCCGGTCTCATAGAACTCGGTGACCAGGCCACTGAACAGCTTGTCGTGATACATGAGAAACTTCCCCTGCTGTTGAAGCTCAGGATTATTCTTGTTCACTGCCGTGGTTCCCGGACTCATTGTATTGGAACAATGGGTCATCCAGAGGAGCATCACAAGAAGACATACTGTTCTAGGAATTCGCATGCTGCATTTCTTTTTTGAGGATGTGAATGTCTTCGATCAGTCGTTCGATCTCTGTGGGATTCGTTCCGTTGTAAACTCCACGGATTCTCTTTTGTCCATCGAGAAGGATGAAATTCTCAGTGTGAAGAAATTCATTCTCACTTTTCTTAAGCCCCACTTCTTCGTCGGCGAAATATCCCTGGCGTGCAATCGTATAGATCTGCTTGCGATCACCGGTCAGCAAATGCCACTTTCCTTTTTGTACGTTATGACTGTTGGCATATTCTTTCAACCTGGGAACGCTGTCAAGATCGGGTGTCACGGAGTGGGAGAGCAGCGTGATCATGTCGTCGTCTTTGAAAGATGACTGAACATTCTCCATGCTCTTTGTGAGCCTTGGACAAATACCAGGACAGATCGTAAAGAAAAAGTCTGCCACTACAATTTTGCCTTCGATGTTTTTGTCGGTGATCGTATCTCCATCCTGATCAACAAATGAAAATGTCGGAAGACTATGGATGGCAGCATACTCCGGTGTCTCAGTGGATATCCATTGTGGTGTGAAATCGGGAGTATTGAAGAACGGCAGGGTTTCAGGTTCCTTCGTGCAACCAGCAATCAGAATTGTTA
It contains:
- a CDS encoding YHYH protein, with the protein product MKLTSLFIIVLVSLSVSCKKDEVSPATNTTLPEVFTKKYASSVTIYVEGDFIVFKTTAIPNHKSPYFGVADSRYEAYNGTNANFAINPNTIKEQNYVFKIPLNPKEASTKAATSLGPMGISINGVPLFNQFAGPNQPLTNEINSFDQYNGHPQQTGQYHYHVEPLYITSTTSKAGLIGFLLDGFPVYGPLESGKTLTSADLDTYHGHTSVTEDYPDGIYHYHITADSPYINGGKFFGTSGTVTQ
- a CDS encoding histone deacetylase, encoding MLKIAWTESYVLSLPPHHRFPMSKYEILPQQLLHEGTIKEENIFRPTAIDDKWILLTHEENYYHALKNLLLTPKEVRRTGFPLSQELVDREVIIAQGTLLCTHHALQNGVAMNIAGGTHHAFTGRGEGFCLLNDIAIASNYLLHENLAKKILVVDLDVHQGNGTAQIFRNDPRVFTFSMHGANNYPLFKENSDLDIGLPDQTQDAFYLKTLETNLNNILESIEPDFMFFQSGVDILETDALGKLGITRQGCRQRDRIVLEIAKRNRIPVVATMGGGYSRDFKDIIEAHANTYRLAQEIFF
- a CDS encoding MHS family MFS transporter yields the protein MKKIDSSAAERKNLWFVITASSVGTLIEWYDFYIFGTLSIILSEQFFPKDNPTAAFLSTLAMFAVGFVVRPFGAIVFGRLGDLVGRKYTFLVTLVLMGVSTFGIGLIPGYQTIGIAAPILILVLRIVQGLALGGEYGGAATYVAEHSPKGRRGYFTSFIQTTATLGLFLSLGVILIVRESVGVEAFTEWGWRIPFLLSAILVGISIFIRMKMAESPLFAKIKSEGKISANPLKESFGKKENLKLVMLALFGATAGQGVVWYTGQFYALTFIQRTCGIEFVQSYTIIAIALVVATPMFIVFGKLSDTYGRKYIMMAGLLLAVICFRPIYSRMFSLSDLSLKTEVPMAKNITRNSNPAPNSDVTITSVNFYSDRTQRIETRKESSDGKVISTKTETKLSQRDFWFMVMFVFTQVLFVTMAYGPIAAFLVELFPTRIRYTSMSLPYHIGNGVFGGLTPLVATSLFELSKTSSNPSGDPLAGLWYPIGVAAVCFVIGMIFLSNKAPQTE
- a CDS encoding SCO family protein, which encodes MRTLFGLIFITILIAGCTKEPETLPFFNTPDFTPQWISTETPEYAAIHSLPTFSFVDQDGDTITDKNIEGKIVVADFFFTICPGICPRLTKSMENVQSSFKDDDMITLLSHSVTPDLDSVPRLKEYANSHNVQKGKWHLLTGDRKQIYTIARQGYFADEEVGLKKSENEFLHTENFILLDGQKRIRGVYNGTNPTEIERLIEDIHILKKEMQHANS
- a CDS encoding alpha/beta fold hydrolase, with amino-acid sequence MKYLLSVFSMIMLLAISSAAQTSKLQGNWDGRLYVQANTSIKLVFHIRDSIGLSATVDSPDQGAFGIKCDEVSSKGDSVFIILNRLRAKFSGSYSVEKDTAMLKGNWQQGPAKLPLNLRRSNLAQTKLDRPQQPKEPFAYNVEDVQYSSKDGKVTLGATLTTPKGDKKYPAVILITGSGQQDRDETLLGHKPFWVIADYLTSKGYAVLRVDDRGVGKSKGDLTKATSLDFAEDVITSLEFLKKHKSIDVNAIGLIGHSEGGLIASLVSSRRKDIAFMILLSSPGVTGSKIVEEQGMAVIKSNGVSASVAEELRPLTKESYRIIISAATKEKAHEEFLSVVKAWYPKASTQARQVIGATTEQEAATYAKRSVDQLYNPWFRFFLEHDPAAELKKSSCPVLALFGEKDIQVLPSQNKEPMTQSLKASRKKSGYEVVEMPGLNHLFQHCKKCSVDEYAVLSETFAPEVLEKMAQWLNTNVKK
- a CDS encoding DoxX family membrane protein, translated to MTINGNLILRIAIAIILLTHSIPGMLDGGVNAFGDLYLNQVGFAPLGVPIAWAIKLSHVACAILLIMNRYVKWACIITIPILVMGIIMVHFKEGWYVVGGGRNGVEYNFLLICVLIALILNQRKTK